A DNA window from Streptococcus parapneumoniae contains the following coding sequences:
- a CDS encoding Fic family protein, producing MYITVKETAEKWGISDRRVRILCSEGKIHGAYQEGRTWKIPCDAVKPTDGRYKTKESLTLVLEDKLESLKKRRPLTEGEVERLNEEFLVEYTYNSNAIEGNTLTLRETDMVLRGLTIDRKSLKEHLEVIGHKDAFDYVRQLVSEDAPISEKIIKDIHYLVLADKKEDRGVYRRVPVRIMGAAHEPVQPYLIVPKMEELLERYENSKEDMVTKLARFHIEFESIHPFIDGNGRTGRLLVNLELMKAGYPPIDIKFTDRLKYYEAFDHYHLRDDLSAMADMFALYLNQKLDLYLSILDK from the coding sequence ATGTATATTACAGTGAAAGAAACCGCTGAAAAGTGGGGAATATCTGACAGAAGAGTAAGAATTTTGTGCTCAGAAGGGAAGATTCACGGTGCATATCAAGAGGGAAGAACTTGGAAAATCCCATGTGACGCAGTAAAGCCGACAGATGGGAGATATAAGACTAAAGAATCACTCACTCTAGTCTTGGAAGATAAATTAGAAAGTCTAAAAAAACGACGTCCTTTAACTGAAGGGGAAGTAGAAAGATTAAATGAAGAATTTTTAGTAGAATATACATACAATTCTAATGCTATTGAAGGGAATACACTGACTTTACGCGAAACAGATATGGTTCTTAGAGGACTTACAATTGACCGGAAATCCTTAAAAGAGCATTTGGAGGTCATTGGGCATAAAGATGCTTTTGATTATGTAAGGCAACTTGTTAGTGAAGATGCTCCAATTTCTGAAAAGATTATAAAAGATATTCACTATTTGGTTTTGGCAGACAAGAAAGAAGATAGGGGTGTGTATCGAAGAGTTCCGGTTCGAATCATGGGGGCAGCTCATGAACCTGTGCAACCCTATTTAATTGTTCCTAAGATGGAAGAGTTACTGGAACGATACGAAAATAGCAAAGAAGATATGGTTACTAAACTTGCCCGTTTTCATATTGAGTTTGAATCTATTCATCCCTTCATTGATGGAAATGGAAGAACAGGGAGGTTATTGGTTAATTTGGAACTGATGAAAGCAGGTTATCCACCTATTGATATAAAATTTACTGATAGATTAAAATATTATGAAGCTTTTGACCACTATCATTTAAGGGATGATTTATCAGCCATGGCAGATATGTTTGCTCTATATTTGAATCAGAAACTAGATTTATATTTATCTATTTTAGATAAATGA
- a CDS encoding aspartate kinase: MKVVKFGGSSLASASQLEKVLNIVKSDPERRFVVVSAPGKRNAEDTKVTDALIKYYRDYVAGNDISKSQNWIIDRYAAMVSELGLKPAVLEKISKSIRALATLPIEENEFLYDTFLAAGENNNAKLIAAYFNQNGIDARYVHPREAGIVVTSEPGHARIIPSSYDKIEELTNTNEVLVIPGFFGVTKDNQICTFSRGGSDITGSIIAAGVKADLYENFTDVDGIFAAHPGIIHQPHSIPELTYREMRELAYAGFSVLHDEALLPAYRGKIPLVIKNTNNPDHPGTRIVLKHSSDEFPVVGIAGDSGFVSINMSKYLMNREVGFGRKVLQILEDLNIGWEHMPTGIDDLSIILRSRELTPIKEEEILRQLVQKTEVDHAEIEHDLSIIMIVGEKMKSHIGVTATATRALSENKINIQMMSQGSSEVSIMFVVNKDQEKAAIKALYNAFFGESKED; this comes from the coding sequence ATGAAGGTTGTTAAATTTGGAGGTAGCTCTCTTGCCTCTGCTAGTCAATTAGAAAAAGTTTTAAACATCGTAAAAAGCGATCCAGAGCGTCGTTTTGTAGTTGTTTCTGCACCTGGTAAACGCAATGCTGAGGATACTAAGGTTACGGATGCCTTGATTAAATACTACCGCGACTATGTTGCTGGTAACGATATTAGCAAGAGCCAAAACTGGATTATCGACCGCTATGCTGCTATGGTTAGTGAACTAGGTCTTAAACCAGCTGTGCTAGAAAAAATTTCTAAAAGCATTCGTGCCTTGGCTACTCTTCCTATTGAAGAAAATGAATTTCTCTATGATACCTTCCTAGCAGCCGGTGAAAACAACAATGCTAAATTGATTGCAGCCTACTTTAACCAAAACGGTATCGATGCACGCTATGTTCACCCTAGAGAAGCTGGGATTGTGGTAACAAGTGAACCTGGTCACGCTCGCATCATTCCATCAAGTTATGACAAGATTGAAGAATTGACAAATACAAATGAAGTCCTTGTCATTCCTGGTTTCTTTGGAGTTACCAAGGACAATCAAATCTGTACCTTCTCACGTGGAGGCTCAGACATTACAGGTTCTATCATTGCTGCTGGTGTCAAAGCTGACCTTTATGAAAACTTTACGGACGTTGATGGTATCTTTGCGGCTCACCCAGGTATTATCCACCAACCACACTCGATTCCTGAGTTAACCTACCGTGAAATGCGTGAGTTGGCCTATGCAGGCTTCTCAGTCCTTCATGACGAAGCTCTTCTTCCTGCCTACCGTGGAAAAATCCCTCTCGTTATCAAGAATACCAATAATCCTGACCATCCAGGTACTCGTATCGTTCTAAAACATAGTAGTGATGAATTTCCAGTTGTGGGAATTGCTGGTGACTCAGGCTTTGTTAGCATTAACATGTCGAAATACCTCATGAACCGCGAGGTTGGATTTGGTCGTAAGGTTCTGCAAATCCTTGAAGATCTTAACATCGGTTGGGAACATATGCCAACAGGTATCGACGATCTTTCAATCATCCTCCGTTCTCGCGAACTAACTCCTATCAAGGAAGAAGAAATCCTTCGTCAGTTGGTTCAAAAGACTGAAGTAGACCATGCAGAAATCGAACACGACCTTTCAATCATTATGATTGTTGGAGAAAAAATGAAGAGTCATATCGGAGTGACTGCTACTGCGACACGCGCTTTATCTGAAAACAAGATCAACATCCAGATGATGTCTCAAGGTTCTAGTGAAGTTTCTATCATGTTCGTTGTCAATAAAGACCAAGAGAAAGCAGCAATCAAAGCCCTCTACAATGCCTTTTTCGGTGAAAGTAAGGAAGACTAA
- a CDS encoding DUF956 family protein, producing MAQSLNKTVLLSTTGTSYLSIAGKVGKFLVGDQALEFYPDVNVEQFIQIPWSHINQIGANVTGRKISRHFEVFTDKGKFLFASKDSGAILKIAREKLGNDKVVKLPTLIQTISQKFKNLFAKK from the coding sequence ATGGCCCAATCTCTTAACAAAACAGTGCTTCTCAGCACGACAGGCACTTCCTACCTCTCTATAGCTGGGAAAGTTGGGAAATTCCTTGTCGGAGATCAGGCCTTGGAATTTTACCCAGATGTCAATGTTGAACAATTTATCCAGATTCCTTGGAGCCATATCAACCAAATTGGAGCCAATGTCACTGGGCGGAAAATCAGTCGCCACTTCGAAGTCTTTACAGACAAAGGAAAATTCCTCTTTGCTTCAAAAGACTCAGGCGCCATTCTCAAAATTGCTCGTGAAAAACTGGGCAATGACAAGGTCGTCAAACTTCCGACCCTAATTCAGACAATTAGCCAAAAATTTAAAAATCTATTTGCAAAAAAGTAG